One window from the genome of bacterium encodes:
- the sixA gene encoding phosphohistidine phosphatase SixA produces MPPPTGRGLPGKTTMLLYFMRHAEAENTPPGRTDADRRLTDRGLGRSREAGVALQALGVEVGLVLTSPLVRAVQTAELVAETLGAPVEQTSVLAGRLTTASLRDLLEEQGHPGTVMLVGHEPDFSTIIGELIGGAEVEMKKGAVACLDCQAVVRGGATLLWLNSGKQLTLMAAGGRAQ; encoded by the coding sequence ATGCCGCCACCGACGGGACGGGGCCTGCCCGGGAAGACCACCATGCTGCTGTACTTCATGCGCCACGCCGAAGCCGAGAACACGCCGCCAGGGCGCACGGACGCCGACCGCCGCCTGACCGACAGGGGCCTGGGCCGCTCGCGCGAGGCAGGGGTAGCGCTGCAGGCTCTCGGCGTCGAGGTGGGCCTGGTCCTCACCAGCCCGCTGGTGCGGGCCGTCCAGACGGCGGAACTCGTAGCCGAGACGCTGGGGGCGCCCGTGGAGCAGACGTCGGTCCTGGCCGGGCGGCTGACGACAGCCAGCCTGCGTGACCTGCTGGAGGAGCAGGGGCATCCGGGGACGGTGATGCTCGTGGGGCACGAGCCGGACTTCAGCACCATCATCGGGGAGCTGATTGGCGGGGCCGAGGTGGAGATGAAGAAGGGCGCGGTAGCGTGCCTGGACTGCCAGGCCGTCGTGCGCGGCGGGGCCACGCTGCTGTGGCTGAATAGCGGCAAGCAGTTGACACTGATGGCGGCCGGGGGCCGGGCGCAGTAG
- a CDS encoding peroxiredoxin has translation MAWAQYELPTRLPLIGEKAPAFTAKTTQGDIKFPDDFKGKWVILFSHPADFTPVCTTEFMTFAKMLPEFKALNCELIGLSIDSIYAHIAWLRTIREKITYKDIKNIEVTFPLIEDLKMEVARKYGMLQPSASTTQAVRAVFFIDPEGTIRALLYYPLSNGRNMEEIKRLLIAMQTSDQFKIATPANWQPGEEVIVPPPGSCGTANERVNTANQQGLRCVDWFLCFKPSPLKADEKPNGLGPSQTQPTKGQ, from the coding sequence ATGGCGTGGGCGCAGTACGAGTTGCCCACGCGTCTCCCGCTAATCGGCGAGAAGGCCCCGGCCTTCACCGCCAAGACGACGCAGGGGGACATCAAGTTCCCGGACGACTTCAAGGGCAAGTGGGTGATCCTCTTCTCTCACCCGGCGGACTTCACGCCGGTGTGCACGACTGAGTTCATGACCTTCGCCAAGATGCTGCCGGAGTTCAAGGCGCTCAACTGCGAGCTGATCGGGCTCTCGATTGACAGCATCTACGCCCACATCGCGTGGCTGCGGACGATCCGCGAGAAGATCACGTACAAGGACATCAAGAACATCGAAGTCACCTTCCCGCTGATCGAGGACCTCAAGATGGAGGTCGCGCGGAAGTATGGCATGCTGCAGCCGTCTGCCAGCACGACACAGGCGGTGCGTGCGGTCTTCTTCATTGACCCGGAGGGGACGATCCGGGCGCTCCTGTACTACCCGCTGTCGAACGGGCGCAACATGGAGGAGATCAAGCGCCTCCTGATCGCCATGCAGACCTCCGACCAGTTCAAGATCGCGACGCCAGCCAACTGGCAGCCGGGCGAGGAAGTCATCGTGCCCCCGCCGGGCTCGTGCGGCACGGCCAACGAGCGTGTGAACACGGCCAACCAGCAGGGCCTGCGCTGCGTGGACTGGTTCCTGTGCTTCAAGCCCAGCCCGTTGAAGGCCGACGAGAAGCCCAACGGCCTCGGCCCCAGCCAGACCCAGCCGACGAAGGGGCAGTAG
- a CDS encoding alpha-galactosidase, with translation MLRPAATAGTFVLDAEGAPGFEITVRTTPAVPFDAQATPAAGGVCELIVRPTAEASLEELAVELSPTGAGTTCLQPEARVLSLGGFELGWRGAVALGTLLDEGEGRASLTGLGVALQGARLALVLGAGHANGDFPAFSTDGQRLTLTFTPQRPLAAGERFRVLMGLADDVAAVLADYGAALGRDARPLGEAPTGWNSWDYYRGGITMDACAAEMAAINASPLRGKLRYFVIDMGWENCWGDWRPNRKFPEDPADIAGAIKAAGFAPGIWVAPLQASTYVPWVRDERDCFCQGADGDAIVGQGNGACVLFDPTHPRTVQWLHDTFSGLREAGFELFKVDYLYRAYFDSMATLHDPTVGKAAAARRFLEIIREAIGPDAHLLSCGAPLPCALGLADSARISADIHNFWGHVRHSAIQIAGTHWLNGRAWVNDPDFALIRCAQTSADRYQNPPYTRRPYNDPNDFWLAGDDATWTELHTWLSLVHLCGGSIFASDSIARLNERGLAALAHLLSHPAPAPAVPLDLVDAVPPRLWLATAGEQSCLGVFNWEDEAAEVELPANAPTAATDYWTGEKVSLGRSVRLEGRSALVVEF, from the coding sequence ATGCTGCGACCTGCTGCCACTGCCGGAACGTTCGTGCTGGACGCCGAGGGGGCGCCCGGCTTCGAGATCACTGTCCGCACGACCCCCGCCGTGCCGTTCGACGCCCAGGCCACTCCCGCCGCAGGCGGCGTGTGCGAACTCATCGTTCGCCCCACTGCCGAGGCCTCGCTGGAGGAGTTGGCGGTGGAACTGTCGCCCACCGGCGCCGGAACGACATGTCTGCAGCCGGAGGCGCGTGTGTTGTCGCTCGGGGGCTTCGAGTTGGGCTGGCGGGGCGCCGTGGCGCTGGGGACGCTGCTGGACGAGGGCGAGGGGCGCGCCAGCCTGACCGGCCTCGGCGTGGCCCTGCAGGGCGCGAGACTGGCGCTCGTGCTGGGCGCGGGGCACGCCAATGGCGACTTCCCGGCCTTCTCGACCGATGGCCAGCGCCTGACGCTGACCTTCACGCCCCAGCGCCCCCTGGCCGCCGGGGAGCGCTTCCGCGTGCTGATGGGGCTGGCGGACGATGTCGCCGCCGTGCTCGCCGACTACGGCGCGGCCCTCGGCCGCGACGCGCGACCGCTGGGCGAGGCGCCGACGGGTTGGAACAGTTGGGACTACTACCGGGGCGGCATCACGATGGACGCCTGCGCCGCCGAGATGGCGGCGATCAACGCCTCGCCCCTGCGCGGCAAGCTACGCTACTTCGTCATTGACATGGGCTGGGAGAACTGCTGGGGCGACTGGCGCCCGAACCGCAAGTTCCCCGAGGACCCCGCCGACATCGCCGGCGCGATCAAGGCGGCGGGCTTCGCCCCGGGCATCTGGGTGGCGCCGCTGCAGGCCAGCACCTATGTCCCGTGGGTGCGCGATGAGCGCGACTGTTTCTGCCAGGGCGCCGACGGCGACGCGATCGTCGGCCAGGGCAACGGCGCGTGCGTGCTCTTTGATCCCACCCACCCGCGCACCGTTCAGTGGCTCCATGACACCTTCTCCGGGCTCCGCGAGGCGGGCTTTGAGCTGTTCAAGGTGGACTACCTGTACCGCGCCTACTTCGACAGCATGGCCACGCTGCACGACCCGACGGTCGGCAAGGCCGCGGCGGCGCGGCGCTTCCTCGAGATCATCCGCGAGGCCATCGGGCCGGACGCGCACCTGCTCAGTTGCGGGGCGCCGCTGCCGTGCGCGCTGGGGCTGGCCGACAGCGCCCGCATCTCCGCCGACATCCACAACTTCTGGGGCCACGTGCGCCACAGCGCCATCCAGATCGCCGGCACGCACTGGCTCAACGGGCGGGCGTGGGTCAATGACCCGGACTTCGCGCTGATCCGCTGCGCGCAGACCAGTGCCGACCGCTACCAGAACCCGCCGTACACGCGCCGGCCCTACAACGACCCCAACGACTTCTGGTTGGCGGGCGATGACGCGACGTGGACGGAGCTGCACACCTGGCTGAGCCTCGTCCACCTGTGCGGCGGCTCGATCTTCGCCAGCGACTCCATCGCGCGGCTCAATGAGCGGGGCCTGGCGGCACTGGCGCACCTGCTGAGCCATCCCGCGCCGGCTCCGGCTGTCCCACTGGACCTCGTGGATGCCGTCCCGCCGCGGCTGTGGCTGGCGACGGCAGGCGAGCAGAGCTGCCTCGGCGTCTTCAACTGGGAGGACGAGGCGGCCGAAGTCGAACTGCCGGCGAATGCGCCGACGGCGGCGACGGACTACTGGACGGGGGAGAAGGTGAGCCTGGGCCGAAGCGTGCGGCTGGAGGGGCGGAGTGCGCTGGTGGTGGAGTTCTGA
- a CDS encoding Gfo/Idh/MocA family oxidoreductase, whose protein sequence is MDQVGVGIIGSGFVSEIHVEAFGMVPNARVVACASPHNAATFAAKHGIPKHFPDYRAMLELPEVDVVLLALPNTLHCQACEDAAGAGKHVICEKPLCPTLDEADRMIAACRRAGVHLMYAEELCFTPKYVRAKQLCDEGALGKLYLIKQSEKHDGPHMPWFWDVTQSGGGVTLDMGCHAFEYFRWMLGKPRALSVYADMGTFVHQDKTRGDDDALIIVDFEGGCRGLAEESWAKQGGMDDRIELYGSEGVIYCDLLKGSSFETYSTRGYGYAVEKAGSTQGWSFTMYEEVWNYGFPQEDQHFVNCVAGLETPLETGEDGKATLEIIFAAYESAGTGRKVALPFTPPAGKKPIELWVR, encoded by the coding sequence ATGGACCAGGTCGGTGTTGGCATCATCGGGTCGGGCTTTGTGTCGGAGATCCACGTCGAGGCCTTCGGCATGGTGCCCAATGCGCGCGTCGTCGCCTGCGCCTCGCCCCACAACGCCGCGACCTTCGCCGCCAAGCATGGCATCCCCAAACACTTCCCTGACTACCGGGCGATGCTGGAACTGCCCGAGGTGGATGTCGTCCTGCTGGCCCTCCCCAACACGCTGCACTGCCAGGCATGTGAGGACGCCGCCGGCGCGGGTAAGCACGTCATCTGCGAAAAGCCCCTCTGCCCGACGCTGGACGAGGCCGACCGCATGATCGCGGCCTGCCGGCGCGCCGGCGTGCACCTGATGTATGCCGAGGAGCTGTGCTTCACCCCCAAATACGTCCGCGCCAAGCAACTGTGCGACGAGGGCGCGCTGGGCAAGCTGTACCTCATCAAGCAGAGCGAGAAGCACGACGGCCCGCACATGCCGTGGTTCTGGGATGTGACACAGTCCGGTGGCGGCGTGACGCTGGACATGGGCTGCCACGCCTTCGAGTACTTCCGCTGGATGCTCGGCAAACCCCGGGCGCTCAGCGTGTATGCCGACATGGGCACCTTCGTCCACCAGGACAAGACGCGGGGCGATGACGACGCGCTCATCATCGTGGACTTCGAGGGCGGCTGCCGGGGCCTGGCGGAGGAGAGCTGGGCCAAGCAGGGCGGCATGGACGACCGCATCGAGCTATACGGGTCGGAGGGCGTGATCTACTGCGACCTGCTCAAGGGCAGCAGCTTCGAGACCTACAGCACCCGGGGCTACGGCTACGCGGTCGAGAAGGCAGGCAGCACGCAGGGCTGGAGCTTCACGATGTACGAGGAGGTCTGGAACTACGGCTTCCCGCAGGAGGACCAGCACTTCGTGAACTGCGTGGCGGGGCTGGAGACGCCGCTGGAGACGGGCGAGGACGGCAAGGCGACGCTGGAGATCATCTTCGCGGCGTACGAGAGCGCGGGGACGGGGCGGAAGGTGGCGCTGCCGTTCACGCCACCGGCGGGGAAGAAGCCGATTGAGTTGTGGGTGAGGTAG